The proteins below are encoded in one region of Pan paniscus chromosome 4, NHGRI_mPanPan1-v2.0_pri, whole genome shotgun sequence:
- the FOXI1 gene encoding forkhead box protein I1 isoform X1, producing the protein MSSFDLPAPSPPRCSPQFPSIGQEPPEMNLYYENFFHPQGVPSPQRPSFEGGGEYGATPNPYLWFNGPTMTPPPYLPGPNASPFLPQAYGVQRPLLPSVSGLGGSDLGWLPIPSQEELMKLVRPPYSYSALIAMAIHGAPDKRLTLSQIYQYVADNFPFYNKSKAGWQNSIRHNLSLNDCFKKVPRDEDDPGKGNYWTLDPNCEKMFDNGNFRRKRKRKSDVSSSTGSLALEKTESSLLVDSPKTMEPQDILDGASPGGTTSSPEKRPSPPPSGTPCLNSFLSSMTAYVSGGSPTSRPLVTPGLSPEPSDKTGQNSLSFNSFSPLTNLSNHSGGGDWANPMPTNTLSYGGSVLSQFSPHFYNSVNTSGVLYPREGTEV; encoded by the exons atGAGCTCCTTCGACCTGCCGGCGCCCTCCCCACCTCGCTGCAGCCCCCAGTTCCCCAGCATCGGCCAGGAGCCCCCCGAGATGAACCTCTACTATGAGAACTTCTTCCACCCACAGGGCGTGCCCAGCCCTCAGCGGCCCTCCTTCGAGGGGGGCGGCGAGTATGGGGCCACCCCCAACCCCTACCTCTGGTTCAACGGGCCCACCATGACCCCGCCACCCTACCTTCCCGGCCCCAACGCCAGCCCCTTCCTGCCCCAGGCCTATGGAGTGCAGAGGCCGCTGCTGCCCAGCGTGTCGGGGCTTGGGGGGAGCGACCTGGGCTGGCTGCCCATCCCCTCGCAGGAGGAGCTGATGAAGCTGGTGCGGCCACCCTATTCCTACTCGGCTCTCATCGCCATGGCCATCCACGGGGCACCCGACAAGCGCCTCACTCTCAGCCAGATCTACCAGTACGTGGCGGACAACTTCCCCTTCTACAACAAGAGCAAGGCCGGCTGGCAGAACTCCATCCGCCACAACCTGTCGCTCAACGACTGCTTCAAGAAGGTGCCCCGCGACGAGGACGACCCGG GCAAAGGGAATTACTGGACCCTGGACCCCAACTGTGAGAAAATGTTCGACAATGGAAATTTCcgcaggaaaaggaagagaaaatcagaTGTTTCCTCCAGCACAGGCTCCTTGGCTTTAGAGAAGACAGAGAGCAGTCTCCTGGTGGACAGCCCCAAGACCATGGAGCCTCAGGACATCTTGGATGGAGCCTCACCAGGGGGCACCACCAGCTCCCCAGAGAAGcggccctcccctcccccatcaggCACCCCTTGCCTTAACAGCTTCCTTTCCTCTATGACAGCCTATGTGAGCGGGGGGAGCCCCACGAGCCGCCCCTTGGTCACACCAGGACTGAGCCCTGAGCCCAGTGACAAGACAGGGCAGAACTCACTGAGCTTCAACTCCTTCTCCCCGCTCACCAACCTCAGCAACCACAGCGGTGGGGGTGACTGGGCGAACCCCATGCCCACCAACACGCTCAGCTACGGAGGATCTGTGCTCAGCCAATTCAGCCCTCACTTCTACAACAGTGTCAACACCAGTGGTGTCCTCTACCCCAGGGAGGGCACCGAGGTCTAG
- the FOXI1 gene encoding forkhead box protein I1 isoform X2, with the protein MREARQNKGEKEEGNHEDGEKRQERKPGERIERRSCCAACQLCPFLPQAYGVQRPLLPSVSGLGGSDLGWLPIPSQEELMKLVRPPYSYSALIAMAIHGAPDKRLTLSQIYQYVADNFPFYNKSKAGWQNSIRHNLSLNDCFKKVPRDEDDPGKGNYWTLDPNCEKMFDNGNFRRKRKRKSDVSSSTGSLALEKTESSLLVDSPKTMEPQDILDGASPGGTTSSPEKRPSPPPSGTPCLNSFLSSMTAYVSGGSPTSRPLVTPGLSPEPSDKTGQNSLSFNSFSPLTNLSNHSGGGDWANPMPTNTLSYGGSVLSQFSPHFYNSVNTSGVLYPREGTEV; encoded by the exons atgagagaagcaagacagaataaaggagaaaaagaagaagggaatCATGAGGATGGTGAGAAAAGACAGGAGAGAAAGCCGGGAGAGAGGATAGAGCGGCGTTCTTGCTGCGCTGCGTGTCAGCTCTG CCCCTTCCTGCCCCAGGCCTATGGAGTGCAGAGGCCGCTGCTGCCCAGCGTGTCGGGGCTTGGGGGGAGCGACCTGGGCTGGCTGCCCATCCCCTCGCAGGAGGAGCTGATGAAGCTGGTGCGGCCACCCTATTCCTACTCGGCTCTCATCGCCATGGCCATCCACGGGGCACCCGACAAGCGCCTCACTCTCAGCCAGATCTACCAGTACGTGGCGGACAACTTCCCCTTCTACAACAAGAGCAAGGCCGGCTGGCAGAACTCCATCCGCCACAACCTGTCGCTCAACGACTGCTTCAAGAAGGTGCCCCGCGACGAGGACGACCCGG GCAAAGGGAATTACTGGACCCTGGACCCCAACTGTGAGAAAATGTTCGACAATGGAAATTTCcgcaggaaaaggaagagaaaatcagaTGTTTCCTCCAGCACAGGCTCCTTGGCTTTAGAGAAGACAGAGAGCAGTCTCCTGGTGGACAGCCCCAAGACCATGGAGCCTCAGGACATCTTGGATGGAGCCTCACCAGGGGGCACCACCAGCTCCCCAGAGAAGcggccctcccctcccccatcaggCACCCCTTGCCTTAACAGCTTCCTTTCCTCTATGACAGCCTATGTGAGCGGGGGGAGCCCCACGAGCCGCCCCTTGGTCACACCAGGACTGAGCCCTGAGCCCAGTGACAAGACAGGGCAGAACTCACTGAGCTTCAACTCCTTCTCCCCGCTCACCAACCTCAGCAACCACAGCGGTGGGGGTGACTGGGCGAACCCCATGCCCACCAACACGCTCAGCTACGGAGGATCTGTGCTCAGCCAATTCAGCCCTCACTTCTACAACAGTGTCAACACCAGTGGTGTCCTCTACCCCAGGGAGGGCACCGAGGTCTAG